From Anopheles funestus chromosome 3RL, idAnoFuneDA-416_04, whole genome shotgun sequence, a single genomic window includes:
- the LOC125771201 gene encoding protein G12-like, translating into MKFLILLALFGAAFGQNLRAEVDQLLPFLNMDEVRTIYERYVQTDAQVGEIWSFLQSDETDAAWRVLIGTPELQEISAWTEVRGVSIRDYLNGIAAMLGLTPITRSVNAKSPASRSWTAMMDEIRAVTDLEGAEALARTFIANPASEFGELYRMTQARRAGFTRLLTDPDVTRFSAQLRAFGVDVDQIITRFQNFFGWN; encoded by the exons ATG AAATTCTTGATCCTGCTGGCCCTGTTCGGTGCTGCCTTCGGGCAGAACCTGCGCGCTGAGGTTGATCAGCTGCTCCCCTTCCTGAACATGGATGAGGTGCGCACGATCTACGAACGCTACGTGCAGACCGACGCTCAGGTTGGTGAGATCTGGAGCTTCCTACAGTCGGACGAGACCGATGCTGCCTGGCGTGTGCTGATCGGCACCCCGGAGCTGCAGGAGATCAGCGCCTGGACGGAGGTCCGTGGCGTTAGCATCCGCGACTACCTGAACGGCATTGCCGCCATGCTCGGTCTGACCCCGATCACCCGCTCGGTCAACGCCAAGTCGCCGGCCTCCCGCTCGTGGACCGCCATGATGGACGAGATCCGCGCCGTCACCGATCTGGAGGGCGCTGAGGCTCTGGCCCGCACCTTCATCGCCAACCCGGCCAGCGAGTTCGGAGAGCTGTACCGCATGACCCAGGCCCGTCGTGCCGGTTTCACCCGTCTCCTTACGGACCCGGATGTCACCCGTTTCTCCGCTCAGCTGCGCGCCTTCGGCGTCGACGTTGATCAGATCATCACCCGCTTCCAGAACTTCTTCGGCTGGAACTAA